The following proteins are co-located in the Marinibacterium anthonyi genome:
- the ugpQ_2 gene encoding Glycerophosphoryl diester phosphodiesterase, producing the protein MSDAISPLAAYRTALHRLAPFTAIHFAVRLIAAAIFVPLMGLLLSLAIATSDQSALTDQDIASFLLTPAGAAGLLVLAGLGIVSAVLDVTLMTHTIRQGGGMISVLASGLGLVTRRFSALFRFGALLTLRVLALSLPFVAVAGGLWLLVLSDYDINYYLTYHPPEFVITSIAIGIILLALAIVLLMRLTSWSIALHLVLFRRTPPSAAFRDSADMMHGARSGLVGRTAGWGVLLWVLKTALTLFVGLLSSGAYALFGDDLGLVAMASVVILGLWLLADAVISAWGYGALSVLLFDAYTRRTGEVPPPAKDHASPYRAFAVAAVLLVVLGVAGGGLDATLDRLDRVTAVRTVEIIAHRGAAASRPENTMASVEKALDDHADWVEIDVQETADGEVVVAHDSDFMKLGGNPLKVWDSTMEDIAGIDIGSWFGPDYADQRTPTLRQVLELAKARDGQVIIELKYYGHDVALEQKVADIVDSLDMGNSIAVMSLKLPGVRKMQALRPDWTSGILAATAIGDLSGLQADFLAVNTGQVSVSLIDRAHDRGQKLYVWTVDDAPTMSRMISMGVDGLITNEPALARQVMDARNDLSTAERLLLWLGDRFRLGRGVDLVAEERDA; encoded by the coding sequence ATGTCCGACGCAATCTCTCCGCTGGCCGCCTATCGCACGGCCCTGCACCGGCTGGCGCCGTTTACCGCCATCCATTTCGCCGTCCGCCTGATCGCGGCGGCGATTTTCGTTCCGCTGATGGGGCTGCTGCTGTCGCTGGCCATCGCGACATCGGACCAAAGCGCGCTGACAGACCAGGACATCGCGTCCTTCCTGCTGACCCCCGCGGGGGCGGCGGGGCTGCTGGTGCTGGCGGGCCTGGGCATCGTGTCGGCGGTGCTGGACGTGACGCTGATGACCCATACGATCCGGCAGGGCGGCGGCATGATCTCGGTTCTGGCCTCCGGCCTCGGGCTGGTGACGCGGCGCTTTTCGGCGCTGTTCCGGTTCGGGGCCCTGCTGACCCTGCGGGTGCTGGCCCTGTCGCTGCCCTTTGTGGCCGTGGCGGGGGGGTTGTGGCTGCTGGTGCTGTCGGATTACGACATCAACTATTACCTCACCTACCACCCGCCGGAATTCGTGATCACAAGCATTGCGATCGGGATCATCCTGCTGGCGCTGGCCATCGTCCTGCTGATGCGCCTGACCTCATGGTCGATCGCGCTGCACCTTGTGCTGTTCCGCCGCACACCGCCATCCGCCGCCTTCCGCGACAGTGCCGACATGATGCACGGCGCGCGCAGCGGATTGGTGGGGCGCACCGCCGGGTGGGGCGTTCTGCTATGGGTGCTGAAGACCGCGCTGACCCTGTTCGTGGGGCTGCTGTCCTCTGGCGCCTATGCGCTGTTCGGCGACGACCTGGGCCTTGTCGCCATGGCCTCGGTCGTCATCCTGGGGCTTTGGCTGCTGGCCGATGCGGTGATTTCCGCCTGGGGTTACGGGGCGCTGTCGGTCCTGCTGTTCGATGCCTACACCCGCCGCACGGGCGAGGTGCCGCCCCCCGCCAAGGACCACGCCAGCCCCTACCGCGCCTTCGCCGTCGCGGCGGTGCTGCTGGTGGTGCTGGGCGTCGCCGGTGGCGGCCTTGACGCGACGCTGGACCGGCTGGACCGGGTCACCGCCGTGCGCACGGTCGAGATCATCGCCCACCGGGGCGCCGCTGCGTCGCGGCCGGAAAACACCATGGCCTCGGTCGAAAAGGCGCTGGACGACCATGCGGACTGGGTCGAGATCGACGTGCAGGAAACCGCGGACGGCGAAGTCGTCGTCGCCCATGACAGCGATTTCATGAAGCTTGGCGGCAACCCGTTGAAGGTCTGGGATTCGACGATGGAGGACATCGCCGGGATCGACATCGGCAGCTGGTTCGGTCCCGATTACGCCGATCAGCGCACGCCGACCCTGCGCCAGGTGCTGGAACTGGCGAAGGCCCGCGATGGCCAGGTGATCATCGAGCTGAAATACTACGGCCACGACGTCGCGCTGGAACAGAAGGTGGCCGATATCGTCGACAGCCTGGACATGGGCAATTCCATCGCCGTCATGTCGCTGAAGCTGCCGGGCGTGCGCAAGATGCAGGCGCTTCGGCCCGACTGGACGTCGGGCATTCTGGCGGCAACGGCGATCGGGGACCTGTCGGGTCTGCAGGCGGATTTCCTGGCGGTGAACACCGGGCAGGTGTCGGTTTCGCTGATCGACCGCGCGCATGACCGGGGCCAGAAGCTGTACGTCTGGACGGTGGACGACGCGCCGACCATGTCGCGCATGATCTCGATGGGGGTCGACGGGCTGATCACCAATGAACCGGCGCTGGCCCGCCAGGTGATGGACGCGCGCAACGATCTGTCCACGGCGGAACGGCTTCTGCTGTGGCTGGGCGACCGGTTCCGGCTGGGCCGGGGTGTCGACCTGGTGGCCGAGGAACGCGATGCATAA
- the araQ_8 gene encoding L-arabinose transport system permease protein AraQ: MTDVTYTPARRNTGKTALRWGLYVILGLFALYYLMPLFVMVTTSLKSLDEIRTGDLIALPRDVTFAAWTKAWSQACTGIQCEGVKPFFWNSVTIAVPGVLISTFLGAINGYVIAQWRFRGANVVFAMLLFGCFIPFQVVLLPMARLLGLLGIAGTIPGLIFVHVIYGIGFTTLFFRNYYVTIPVELVKAAKVDGAGFLRIFWSIFLPLSAPIVVVSVIWQFTQIWNDYLFGVSFSSAGTQPVTVALNNIVNSTTGVKEYNVDMAAAIIAALPTLLVYVVAGKYFIRGLTAGSVKG, translated from the coding sequence ATGACTGACGTCACCTATACGCCCGCCCGCCGCAACACGGGCAAGACCGCGCTGCGCTGGGGGCTCTATGTCATCCTGGGGCTCTTCGCGCTCTATTACCTGATGCCGCTGTTCGTGATGGTCACGACCTCGCTCAAGAGCCTGGACGAGATCCGCACCGGCGACCTCATCGCGCTGCCGCGCGATGTCACCTTCGCCGCCTGGACCAAGGCCTGGTCGCAGGCCTGCACCGGGATCCAGTGCGAAGGCGTAAAGCCGTTCTTCTGGAATTCGGTCACCATCGCGGTGCCCGGCGTGCTGATCTCGACCTTCCTGGGCGCGATCAACGGCTACGTCATCGCGCAGTGGCGGTTCCGCGGCGCCAACGTGGTCTTTGCCATGCTGCTGTTCGGCTGCTTCATCCCGTTCCAGGTGGTGCTGCTGCCGATGGCGCGGCTGCTGGGGCTGCTGGGCATCGCCGGCACGATCCCGGGGCTGATCTTTGTCCACGTGATCTATGGCATCGGCTTCACCACGCTGTTCTTCCGCAACTACTACGTGACGATCCCGGTGGAACTGGTGAAGGCCGCAAAGGTCGACGGCGCCGGGTTCCTGCGGATCTTCTGGTCGATCTTCCTGCCGCTGTCGGCGCCGATCGTCGTGGTCTCCGTGATCTGGCAGTTCACCCAGATCTGGAACGACTACCTCTTCGGCGTCTCGTTCAGCTCGGCCGGGACACAGCCGGTGACCGTCGCACTGAACAACATCGTCAATTCGACGACGGGCGTTAAGGAATACAACGTGGACATGGCCGCCGCGATCATCGCGGCCCTTCCCACGCTTCTTGTCTACGTCGTCGCCGGCAAATACTTCATCCGCGGTCTGACCGCCGGATCCGTGAAAGGGTGA
- the ugpA_3 gene encoding sn-glycerol-3-phosphate transport system permease protein UgpA — translation MARWFETHLPKIVLAPSFIAVLIFVYGFIGWTAWVSLTRSKLLPKYDIVGFIQYDRLFASPRWDTAMTNLYIFGGMFIVISMILGLILAILLDQQIRVEGAIRTIYLYPMALSMIVTGTAWKWILNPGLGVQAMVQGWGFENFKFDWLVNPDMAIYTVVLAAIWQSSGFVMALFLAGLRSVDTEIIRAAQIDGIPTWRVYTAIIIPSMAPIFLSAFIVLAHLAIKSFDLVIALTGGGPGYATDLPATYMYAMAFSRGDVGQAAASAMVMMMVIFIIVVPYLYSELRAKND, via the coding sequence ATGGCCAGGTGGTTCGAAACCCATTTGCCAAAGATCGTGCTGGCACCCAGCTTTATCGCAGTGCTGATCTTCGTCTACGGCTTCATTGGCTGGACCGCCTGGGTGTCACTCACCCGCTCCAAGCTGCTGCCCAAGTACGATATCGTCGGCTTCATCCAGTACGACCGGCTGTTCGCCTCCCCCCGGTGGGACACGGCGATGACCAACCTTTACATCTTCGGCGGCATGTTCATCGTGATATCGATGATCCTCGGCCTGATCCTGGCGATCCTGCTGGACCAGCAGATCCGGGTCGAAGGCGCAATCCGCACGATCTATCTGTATCCCATGGCGCTGTCGATGATCGTCACCGGTACCGCGTGGAAATGGATCCTGAACCCCGGTCTGGGCGTACAGGCCATGGTCCAGGGCTGGGGGTTCGAGAATTTCAAGTTCGACTGGCTGGTGAACCCGGACATGGCGATCTATACCGTCGTGCTGGCGGCGATCTGGCAAAGCTCGGGTTTTGTCATGGCGCTGTTCCTGGCCGGCCTGCGGTCCGTCGACACCGAAATCATCCGCGCCGCCCAGATCGACGGGATCCCCACCTGGCGGGTCTATACCGCGATCATCATTCCCTCGATGGCGCCGATCTTCCTGTCGGCCTTCATCGTGCTGGCCCACCTTGCCATCAAGAGCTTTGACCTGGTCATCGCCCTGACGGGGGGCGGTCCGGGGTACGCCACGGACCTTCCGGCCACCTACATGTACGCGATGGCGTTCTCGCGCGGCGACGTGGGGCAGGCGGCGGCTTCGGCCATGGTCATGATGATGGTGATCTTCATCATCGTGGTTCCCTATCTCTATTCCGAACTGAGGGCGAAAAATGACTGA
- the sugC_4 gene encoding Trehalose import ATP-binding protein SugC, whose product MAPILDIQNLYKSYGSTEILKDINVSIEPGDFLVLVGPSGCGKSTLLNCIAGLEPISGGTLRIGGQDMTDVSPKDRDIAMVFQSYALYPTMSVAKNITFGMKVRGVDAATQEKKLNEVARQLQIEPLLKRRPGQLSGGQRQRVAMGRALVRDPKLFLFDEPLSNLDAKLRVEMRTEIKSLHQNLGASMVYVTHDQIEAMTLATKIVVMKGGVIQQIGTPAEIYNTPANLFVADFMGSPAMNLIPAKARRDASGTTLEIARDGGAPMVLTDPRAGNLPEDVILGLRPEDIAEPGYRSGETVQQADCRVEIVEPAGADTYVVTRLGGKHVTARLHADTQAAPGVDHTFAFDLGKVSYFVPGTGERIL is encoded by the coding sequence ATGGCTCCGATCCTCGATATCCAGAACCTGTACAAGAGCTATGGGTCCACCGAAATCCTCAAGGACATCAACGTCTCGATCGAACCGGGCGACTTCCTGGTTCTGGTCGGGCCTTCGGGCTGCGGCAAGTCCACGCTGCTGAACTGCATCGCGGGGCTTGAACCGATCTCTGGCGGCACGCTTCGGATCGGCGGGCAGGACATGACCGACGTGTCGCCCAAGGATCGCGACATCGCCATGGTGTTCCAGTCCTACGCGTTGTACCCGACCATGTCGGTGGCAAAGAACATCACCTTCGGCATGAAGGTGCGCGGCGTCGATGCGGCCACGCAGGAAAAGAAGCTGAACGAGGTCGCCCGCCAGCTGCAGATCGAACCGCTGCTGAAACGGCGCCCCGGTCAGCTGTCCGGCGGTCAGCGGCAGCGCGTGGCGATGGGCCGGGCGCTGGTGCGCGACCCCAAGCTGTTCCTGTTCGACGAGCCGCTGTCGAACCTTGACGCCAAGCTGCGCGTCGAGATGCGGACCGAGATCAAGTCGCTGCACCAGAACCTTGGCGCGTCGATGGTCTACGTGACCCACGACCAGATCGAGGCGATGACGCTGGCCACCAAGATCGTGGTCATGAAGGGCGGCGTGATCCAGCAGATCGGCACCCCGGCGGAAATCTACAACACGCCCGCCAACCTGTTCGTCGCCGATTTCATGGGCTCGCCCGCGATGAACCTGATCCCGGCCAAGGCGCGGCGCGATGCCTCCGGCACCACGCTGGAAATCGCCCGCGACGGTGGCGCGCCGATGGTCCTGACCGATCCCCGCGCCGGCAACCTGCCCGAAGACGTCATCCTGGGCCTGCGCCCCGAGGACATCGCCGAGCCGGGATACCGGTCGGGCGAGACCGTCCAGCAGGCCGATTGCCGGGTCGAAATCGTCGAACCCGCCGGGGCCGACACCTACGTGGTGACCCGGCTGGGCGGCAAGCACGTCACCGCGCGGCTGCACGCCGACACCCAGGCGGCGCCGGGCGTGGATCACACCTTTGCGTTCGATCTGGGCAAGGTGTCGTACTTTGTTCCCGGCACGGGCGAACGTATCCTGTGA
- a CDS encoding ABC-transporter ATP-binding protein: MTDATLALPVARPARRPGLHPVQWAGLGILAAMILAALFGPMLLPWTASDIVCQPFASPTARHPFGCNDAGQDLLAGVLTGGRVSLGVGIITAILTTAAATAVAIAAAYRGGLTDQILMRIVDVVMSLPFLPLVIVLGAFLGASLPVQVLVISLVMWAQPVRELRAQALSLRASDYVKASRAMGGGFGWVTRRHILPDLAPLIVPQFVRVAHNAIMIESSLSFLGLGDPLRKSWGTILYHANARTAFLTDSWVWWILPPGCAIALSVTAFALIGYGVGDRRSPAAPAKTIPTQDTPPDPPAALTLHDLSVTYHTDHGPVRAVRSVSLSLAPGELLGLVGESGSGKSTLGMALMRLLPPGARISGAAWTAGKNLMTLDPDALREFRGNRIALVPQSAMNALNPVRPIGWQIAEALRLHGRAATPDRVADLLRLVHIDPARARAFPHELSGGMRQRVVIAIALANDPDVLIADEPTTGLDVLVQAGIMDLLAALRKRLGIAILFITHDLPLISHAADRLAIMEAGRIVETGTPQVLRKSATHPHTKALFAAIPDLNAPRIWHRPVAAGAPILDLHNVSQTFNAGWLAHLRGAKPVHAVRDVSLQLRPHEVLGLVGGSGSGKTTTARLALGMTAPDSGQVLLNGMDLGRHRNDAAHMIFQDPYQSLRPRMRILDAVAEPLRIAGEPVDMALIAEALRAVRLPTDPAFLSREVGDLSGGQRQRIAFARAWVTKPAIVLADEPTSMLDQSIRLDVLGLLDQMRDRLGTAILFITHDIVLARHFCDRIAVMKDGEIVEQGPADAVALHPRHPYTKRLIEAVRP, from the coding sequence ATGACCGACGCAACCCTTGCCCTGCCGGTCGCCCGGCCCGCCCGCCGCCCTGGCCTTCACCCGGTGCAATGGGCCGGCCTCGGGATCCTGGCCGCGATGATCCTCGCGGCCCTGTTCGGTCCGATGCTTTTGCCGTGGACCGCTTCGGACATCGTCTGCCAACCCTTCGCGTCCCCCACCGCCCGCCATCCCTTCGGCTGCAACGACGCCGGTCAGGACCTGCTGGCGGGCGTGCTGACCGGGGGCCGCGTGTCGCTGGGCGTGGGGATCATTACGGCGATCCTGACCACGGCCGCCGCCACCGCTGTCGCCATCGCGGCGGCCTATCGCGGCGGTCTTACCGACCAGATCCTGATGCGCATCGTCGACGTGGTCATGTCGCTGCCCTTCCTGCCGCTGGTCATCGTCCTGGGCGCCTTCCTGGGGGCGTCCCTGCCGGTGCAGGTGCTGGTGATCTCGCTGGTGATGTGGGCACAGCCGGTGCGGGAATTGCGCGCACAGGCGCTGTCGCTGCGGGCGTCGGATTACGTGAAGGCGTCGCGGGCGATGGGCGGCGGGTTCGGATGGGTGACGCGCCGGCATATCCTGCCGGATCTGGCCCCGCTGATCGTGCCGCAATTCGTCCGCGTGGCGCATAACGCGATCATGATCGAAAGCTCGCTGTCCTTCCTGGGCCTTGGCGATCCGCTGCGCAAAAGCTGGGGAACGATCCTGTACCACGCCAACGCCCGCACGGCTTTCCTGACCGACAGCTGGGTCTGGTGGATCCTGCCCCCGGGCTGTGCCATCGCGCTGTCGGTCACCGCCTTCGCCCTGATCGGCTATGGCGTGGGCGACCGCCGCTCACCCGCCGCCCCGGCCAAGACCATCCCGACCCAGGATACCCCGCCGGACCCGCCGGCGGCACTCACACTCCACGACCTGTCTGTCACCTACCACACCGACCACGGCCCGGTGCGGGCCGTCCGGTCCGTGTCGCTGTCGCTTGCACCCGGGGAACTGCTGGGCCTCGTCGGTGAATCCGGGTCGGGCAAGTCGACGCTCGGCATGGCCCTGATGCGCCTTTTGCCCCCCGGCGCGCGCATCTCGGGCGCGGCCTGGACCGCGGGGAAGAACCTCATGACGCTGGACCCCGACGCCCTGCGGGAGTTTCGGGGAAACCGCATCGCGCTGGTGCCGCAATCGGCGATGAACGCGCTGAACCCGGTGCGGCCCATCGGCTGGCAGATCGCCGAGGCCCTGCGCCTGCACGGCCGCGCGGCGACGCCCGACCGGGTCGCCGACCTCCTGCGATTGGTCCATATCGACCCGGCCCGCGCCCGCGCCTTCCCGCACGAATTGTCGGGCGGGATGCGCCAAAGGGTGGTGATCGCCATTGCATTGGCCAACGATCCCGACGTGCTGATCGCGGATGAACCCACAACCGGTCTCGACGTGCTGGTGCAGGCGGGGATCATGGATCTGCTGGCCGCCTTGCGCAAACGGCTGGGCATCGCGATCCTGTTCATCACCCACGACCTGCCCCTGATATCCCACGCCGCAGACCGGCTGGCGATCATGGAGGCCGGGCGCATCGTCGAAACGGGCACCCCGCAGGTCCTGCGCAAATCAGCGACACATCCCCATACGAAAGCGCTGTTCGCCGCCATCCCCGACCTGAACGCGCCAAGGATCTGGCACCGCCCGGTCGCCGCCGGCGCGCCGATCCTCGACCTTCACAATGTGTCGCAGACCTTCAACGCCGGCTGGCTCGCCCACCTGCGGGGCGCGAAACCCGTGCATGCGGTGCGCGACGTCTCGCTGCAGCTGCGCCCGCACGAAGTGCTGGGCCTTGTCGGCGGATCCGGCTCGGGCAAGACAACCACCGCCCGGCTGGCGCTTGGGATGACCGCGCCCGACAGCGGCCAGGTCCTGCTGAACGGCATGGACCTGGGGCGTCATCGCAACGATGCGGCACACATGATCTTCCAGGATCCCTATCAATCCCTGCGCCCGCGCATGCGCATCCTCGATGCCGTGGCCGAACCCCTGCGCATCGCGGGCGAACCCGTCGACATGGCCCTGATCGCCGAGGCCCTGCGCGCTGTCCGCCTGCCCACCGATCCGGCATTCCTGTCGCGCGAGGTCGGCGACCTGTCCGGCGGTCAGCGCCAGCGCATCGCCTTTGCCCGCGCCTGGGTGACGAAACCCGCCATCGTGCTGGCGGACGAGCCGACATCGATGCTGGACCAGTCGATCCGGCTGGACGTGCTGGGCCTGCTGGACCAGATGCGCGACCGCCTCGGCACCGCGATCCTGTTCATCACCCACGATATCGTCCTGGCCCGCCATTTCTGCGACCGGATCGCCGTGATGAAGGACGGCGAGATCGTCGAACAGGGGCCCGCCGACGCCGTCGCCCTGCACCCGCGCCATCCCTATACGAAACGGCTGATCGAGGCCGTCCGGCCATGA
- a CDS encoding ABC-type molybdate transport system, ATPase component: MHLAWIASENNDANGLLYGLAETLAARGLRLAGTVQINSLRPDACKCDMDVKVLPDGPVIRISQDLGPQSQGCRLNPDTLEQAVAESTRMLATGADVLIVNKFGKQEAEGRGFRELIGEALARDIPVIVAVNALSRPAFETFADGLATALPGDAGPILDWVLDACAPGPRAASAP; the protein is encoded by the coding sequence ATGCACCTGGCCTGGATCGCATCCGAGAACAACGACGCCAACGGGCTGCTGTACGGCCTGGCCGAAACGCTTGCGGCGCGGGGGCTGCGGCTGGCCGGGACGGTGCAGATCAATTCGCTGCGGCCCGACGCCTGCAAGTGCGACATGGACGTCAAGGTGCTGCCCGACGGGCCGGTCATCCGGATCTCGCAGGACCTGGGGCCGCAATCGCAGGGCTGCCGGCTGAACCCGGACACCCTGGAACAGGCGGTGGCCGAAAGCACGCGGATGCTGGCGACAGGCGCCGACGTGCTGATCGTCAACAAGTTCGGCAAGCAGGAGGCCGAGGGACGTGGCTTTCGCGAGTTGATCGGCGAGGCGCTGGCGCGCGACATTCCCGTCATCGTCGCCGTCAACGCGTTGAGCCGGCCGGCATTCGAAACCTTTGCCGACGGTCTTGCCACCGCCCTGCCCGGCGATGCGGGCCCGATCCTTGACTGGGTCCTGGACGCCTGCGCGCCCGGACCCCGGGCGGCGTCCGCGCCTTAA